From a region of the Calliphora vicina chromosome 4, idCalVici1.1, whole genome shotgun sequence genome:
- the Raf gene encoding raf homolog serine/threonine-protein kinase Raf: protein MTSSPSSEDSEELYDALAEELKNIQLVIRVTRENIDALNAKFANLQEPPPMYIAEYQELTSKLHELEAKETELEEKRLQQQQTYNESHYENRQQIQMQQLLARPLDHGNDMTDSLISSQSTNYGGSQCSTLPRQRKVLLRAHLPNQQRTSVEVVPGVRLCDALLKALKLRQLTPEMCEITTSENGRNTIPWQTDIGSLQVEEIFVKLVDKCPIMTHISHQFIRKTFFSLAFCECCRRLLFTGFYCNQCNFRFHQRCYDKVPTLCQQFPVDSYYQRLLAQNPENAVGIIHPGRGMISDFSSRHPRSISQQDRSNSAPNVYINNIKPLTEAQCKLIQSHGPLQHSGDHSNSTQASPTSTLKHVKRERARSADESNKNLLSSRDNRTSEENWNIQAEEILIGPRIGSGSFGTVYKAHWHGPVAVKTLNVKTPSLAQLQAFKNEVAMLKKTRHCNILLFMGCVSKPSLAIVTQWCEGSSLYKHIHVKETKFKLKTLIDIGRQVAQGMDYLHAKNIIHRDLKSNNIFLQDEYSVKIGDFGLATAKTRWSGEKQANQPTGSILWMAPEVIRMQEQNPYSFQSDVYAFGIVLYELLAECLPYSHINNKDQILFMVGRGLLKPDMTRIRSDAPQALMRLTEDCIKCDRNQRPLFRLLLNMLEYIWRTLPKLNRSASDSTLIQTQLHHDDLIYPCSSPKTPVNFNSFQYYHSAGNI, encoded by the exons ATGACAAGTTCTCCGTCCTCGGAGGACAGCGAGGAATTGTACGATGCATTGGCAGAggaattgaaaaatatacaacTGGTTATACGAGTGACAAGAGAAAATATAGATGCTCTCAATGCGAAATTTGCGAATCTGCAGGAGCCACCACCCATGTACATTGCCGAGTATCAGGAATTAACGTCAAAGTTACATGAGTTGGAGGCCAAAGAGACTGAATTGGAGGAAAAACGTTTACAGCAGCAACAAACATACAATGAGTCGCACTATGAGAACCGCCAGCAAATACAAATGCAGCAGTTGCTTGCAAGGCCGCTCGATCATGGAAACGACATG ACTGACAGCTTAATTTCATCGCAGAGTACCAACTATGGAGGTAGTCAGTGCAGTACATTGCCGCGACAGCGCAAGGTTCTGCTCAGAGCGCACTTGCCCAACCAACAGAGAACCTCCGTTGAAGTTGTGCCTGGTGTAAGGTTATGTGATGCTTTATTGAAGGCGTTGAAATTGCGTCAATTGACGCCTGAAATGTGTGAAATAACAACGTCGGAAAATGGACGCAACACTATACCGTGGCAGACGGACATTGGTAGTTTACAGGTGGAAGAAATTTTTGTGAAACTGGTGGACAAATGCCCGATTATGACGCATATATCCCATCAGTTTATAAGGAAGACTTTCTTTTCGCTGGCCTTTTGTGAGTGTTGTCGCAGATTACTATTTACAGGCTTCTATTGCAATCAGTGTAACTTTCGGTTTCATCAAAGATGCTACGACAAGGTGCCCACACTTTGTCAACAATTTCCGGTAGATAGTTACTATCAGCGTTTACTGGCACAAAATCCAGAAAATGCTGTAGGCATTATACATCCTGGCCGGGGAATGATTAGTGACTTTTCG AGTCGCCATCCCCGTTCTATAAGTCAACAGGATCGTTCTAATTCAGCTCCAAatgtttatattaataatatcaAACCTCTAACTGAGGCCCAATGCAAATTGATCCAGTCCCATGGACCTTTACAACATTCGGGAGATCATTCCAATTCAACGCAGGCCTCTCCCACTAGCACCCTAAAGCATGTTAAACGGGAAAGAGCTCGTTCTGCAGACGAGAGTAACAAAAATCTTTTATCGTCTAGAGACAATCGCACTTCAGAAGAAAACTGG AACATTCAAGCTGAAGAAATCTTAATAGGACCTCGTATTGGTTCCGGCTCTTTTGGAACGGTATATAAAGCTCATTGGCATGGTCCTGTGGCGGTGAAAACTCTTAATGTAAAAACACCCAGTTTAGCACAACTACAAGCATTTAAAAACGAGGTGGCCATGTTGAAAAAAACCAGACATTGCAACATTTTGTTGTTCATGGGATGTGTATCCAAACCGTCTTTGGCCATCGTGACGCAGTGGTGTGAAGGCAGTAGTTTGTACAAACACATACATGTCAAAGAAACCAAATTCAAACTAAAAACTCTAATTGACATCGGGCGACAAGTAGCTCAGGGTATGGACTATTTGCATGCTAAAAATATCATACACAG AGATTTAAAatccaacaatattttcttacaaGATGAATACTCCGTTAAAATAGGAGACTTTGGTTTGGCCACTGCGAAAACTAGATGGTCTGGGGAAAAACAAGCGAATCAACCAACAGGCAGCATACTATGGATGGCACCCGAGGTTATACGTATGCAAGAACAGAATCCGTATTCATTTCAATCTGATGTTTATGCCTTCGGCATAGTGCTCTACGAATTACTGGCAGAATGCCTGCCCTACAGTCATATCAATAATAAAGATCAGATTTTATTCATGGTAGGTCGAGGATTGTTAAAACCCGACATGACAAGAATACGATCAGATGCTCCTCAAGCTCTGATGCGTCTTACCGAGGATTGCATTAAGTGTGACCGAAATCAAAGACCATTATTCCGTTTGTTACTCAATATGCTTGAGTATATATGGCGTACTTTGCCCAAACTGAATCGCAGTGCAAGCGACTCTACACTAATTCAAACCCAATTGCACCATGACGACTTAATATATCCCTGCTCCAGCCCCAAAACGCCGGTTAATTTCAATAGTTTCCAATACTATCATAGTGCTGGTAATATCTAG
- the LOC135957079 gene encoding pleckstrin homology-like domain family B member 1 → MSLSKKDPSLRVAANDPHLVSLGGGRLSTAVTIHNIPVGDCTIGSSPQCSVSLSGAGVRPIHCTIYRSEENQVTLVPERNARILIDNQLIKNEIDLRQGAMITIGDSYYLRYNNPAEALQMRSAMGDISENDYSHDLDYFYESNVNPTSKARQSDKSTYSDYDNLKKSDTSVDFMGWQCPKVFTADLVTVNMPAKDVLGQKYASFAKNLAENHRKDKNINVLNASDHIYNNITLNNSLSKSKELLNKANNTSTPLKSNDLQRNDRDPLEDMLKICTEYTDRQDRSYTGGSSSITSSPIVQNRIKTNGSLPRDKKSPFYQELQSSFQGSNSSLSQSPKSYQKSSSGYENVQLLQQNRVEIVSTNKSSGYENVRLVPQSPRTKIRTNCMSPKKEANNSIFSQDTGLEKSTTNYEDLIKSFEEKFQKEIDAIEESSRSVPNSKKSFSNNSSPAATKRTNKNINNLTIDIKSFVSPYNSPTPLKKPTPAPRKINKTKALGTGSLSNLLHHQSPHDQLHKEREDLLQRIQCLKTELSSLQKQDNETLIEMDMENALVLAELQSLTANKQKLQDEYQALQQKIHRLEAQRNATRVMEENQQSKLKYSIEMKQDQVEKLKELLKQKPDNLCLKEELLNVRESLENDKKSFEDLEFQYLEGESEWQAYREDLNSEEQTITKKIKECQLSIENLEKQEINSTISTSAKQRRLSNHLISLIKDLQQCEEQFKHLEKKLSLKISSNSSLSEQEDDQNPSNILGSQGQITQSLFGSTEMLCPKVHTEDLMSKSVNENMFYNNKIEFLSSSGLTANKAKGSKDSLDSKDVNCKMYGTIKEIERQRQLLTTQKGLRDLDYERRKIEDLLKKLNSETKQQIIPTNRKETTTTTECKPSIVHYQKQSSQKDDSLSPAYTSTPPLSAASSDPSNKLSPNVVHKSINELSISSPDSPRSFYIDDKRSSSVLSNDLSSQGDSSSISCERKKSHQPKQQRPLTRYLPIFAEDLNLKRHIESAGHPISLCPHVFLDAYSCRGYLHKLGSTFHAWSKRWFVLDRQRNALIYYADKSERKPRGGAYFSSIDEVYMDHLNVSKSSRPHSTFIVKTKKRSYYLQAASDTAARIWIDVIITGAQGNIDY, encoded by the coding sequence ATGTCTTTATCGAAAAAAGATCCCTCCTTACGTGTTGCTGCCAACGATCCTCACTTGGTCAGCTTGGGTGGAGGTCGTTTGAGTACGGCTGTAACTATACATAATATACCGGTTGGAGATTGTACTATAGGTTCATCTCCGCAGTGTTCTGTGTCATTAAGTGGGGCTGGCGTGAGGCCCATACACTGTACAATATATCGCAGCGAAGAAAATCAGGTAACGTTGGTACCGGAACGAAATGCCCGCATATTAATCGATAACCAATTGATAAAGAACGAAATTGATCTTAGACAAGGAGCAATGATTACTATTGGAGATTCGTATTATTTACGTTACAACAATCCTGCTGAGGCCTTGCAAATGCGCTCAGCTATGGGAGACATTTCCGAAAATGATTATTCTCATgatttggattatttttatgaatCAAATGTAAATCCTACGTCAAAGGCTCGTCAATCCGACAAGTCAACATACAGTGATTAcgataatttgaaaaaatcagaCACTTCTGTAGATTTTATGGGGTGGCAATGTCCAAAAGTATTCACTGCTGATTTGGTTACAGTCAATATGCCTGCTAAAGATGTTTTGGGTCAAAAATATGCCAGCTTTGCCAAAAATCTGGCAGAAAATCATCgcaaagataaaaatataaatgtactTAATGCCAGTGATCACATTTACAACAATATAACTCTTAACAACTCACTATCCAAAAGCAAAGAGTTGCTCAACAAAGCTAACAACACGTCGACGCCGCTGAAATCAAACGATTTACAGCGTAATGATAGAGATCCCTTAGAAGATATGCTGAAAATATGTACTGAGTATACAGATCGACAAGATCGTTCATATACTGGCGGCAGTAGTAGTATTACTTCATCTCCTATTGTGCAAAATCGTATTAAAACTAATGGTTCCTTGCCTAGAGATAAAAAGTCACCCTTTTATCAGGAATTGCAAAGCTCTTTTCAGGGCAGTAACAGTAGTCTTAGCCAATCACCAAAATCTTACCAGAAATCATCATCGGGCTATGAAAATGTTCAACTTTTGCAACAAAATCGCGTAGAAATTGTATCAACGAACAAGTCCTCTGGCTACGAAAACGTTAGATTAGTGCCACAGAGTCCCCGCACTAAAATTAGAACGAATTGTATGTCTCCGAAAAAGGAGGCTAATAATTCTATTTTTAGCCAGGATACAGGTCTAGAAAAGTCAACCACAAATTATGAGGACTTGATAAAGTcgtttgaagaaaaatttcaaaaggaaATAGATGCCATAGAGGAAAGTTCAAGATCTGTcccaaattcaaaaaaatcattttcaaacaaTTCTTCACCCGCTGCCACTAAAAGAACCAATAAGAACATCAATAATCTTACGATAGACATCAAATCATTCGTCTCTCCCTACAATTCACCAACACCGCTTAAGAAGCCCACTCCAGCACCacgaaaaataaacaaaacaaaagctcTTGGCACAGGAAGCTTATCAAATTTACTTCACCATCAATCTCCCCATGATCAATTGCATAAAGAACGAGAAGATCTGCTGCAAAGAATACAATGCCTTAAAACAGAATTGAGTTCATTACAAAAGCAAGACAATGAAACGCTAATCGAAATGGATATGGAGAATGCTTTGGTATTGGCCGAATTACAATCACTAacagcaaataaacaaaaactgcaGGATGAGTACCAAGCATTACAGCAAAAGATCCATAGATTAGAGGCCCAACGTAATGCCACTAGAGTAATGGAAGAGAACCAACAATCTAAGCTTAAATACAGCATTGAAATGAAACAAGATCAAGTGGAAAAACTTAAAGAGCTTCTGAAGCAAAAACCAGACAATTTGTGCTTAAAGGAAGAGCTATTAAATGTTCGGGAGTCTTTGGAAAATGATAAAAAGTCCTTTGAAGACTTggaatttcaatatttggaaggAGAGTCCGAGTGGCAGGCTTACCGTGAAGATTTGAATTCGGAAGAGCAGAccataactaaaaaaattaaagaatgccAATTGTCCATAGAAAATTTGGAGAAACAGGAGATAAATTCCACCATCAGCACCAGTGCAAAACAGCGTAGACTAAGTAATCACTTAATTTCTCTTATTAAAGACTTACAACAATGTGAGGAACAATTTAAACATTTGGAGAAAAAACTGTCCTTAAAAATCAGTTCAAATTCTTCGCTATCCGAACAAGAAGATGACCAAAATCCTTCTAACATCCTTGGATCACAGGGTCAAATAACACAGTCCTTATTTGGTTCTACGGAAATGCTGTGCCCCAAAGTGCATACCGAAGACTTGATGTCCAAAAGTGTCAATGAAAACAtgttttataacaataaaattgagTTCCTTTCTTCAAGTGGGCTAACAGCTAACAAAGCAAAAGGCTCCAAAGATAGTTTGGATTCAAAAGATGTCAATTGTAAAATGTATGGTACCATCAAAGAGATTGAAAGACAGCGTCAATTATTAACCACACAAAAGGGGCTACGGGATTTGGATTATGAAAGGAGAAAAATAGAAGATCTCTTAAAGAAACTAAACTCGGAAACAAAACAACAGATCATACCGACAAATCgaaaagaaacaacaacaacaactgaaTGTAAGCCATCGATAGTGCATTATCAGAAACAAAGCTCACAAAAAGATGATTCCTTGAGTCCTGCATACACTAGCACGCCTCCTCTATCTGCCGCTAGTTCCGATCCCTCTAATAAACTATCTCCAAACGTTGTTCATAAATCCATCAACGAATTAAGCATATCCTCACCCGATAGTCCTAGAAGCTTCTACATAGACGATAAACGTTCCAGCAGCGTGCTATCTAATGATCTTTCCTCTCAGGGTGACAGTTCCAGCATATCATGCGAACGCAAGAAATCACACCAGCCAAAACAGCAAAGACCACTAACGCGTTATTTGCCCATATTCGCCGAAGATTTGAATCTTAAGCGTCACATAGAATCTGCCGGACATCCCATATCTCTTTGCCCTCATGTGTTTTTGGACGCCTACAGCTGTCGTGGCTATCTTCATAAGTTAGGCTCAACGTTTCACGCCTGGTCAAAGCGTTGGTTTGTTTTAGACCGGCAACGTAATGCCTTAATATACTATGCCGATAAATCGGAACGCAAGCCGAGAGGAGGAGCATATTTCTCCTCAATTGATGAGGTCTACATGGATCATTTGAATGTCTCAAAAAGTAGTCGACCTCATTCTACATTTATagtgaaaacaaaaaagagaagtTATTACTTGCAAGCAGCCTCAGACACAGCGGCCAGAATATGGATAGATGTGATTATAACCGGGGCTCAAGGTAACATAGACTATTGA
- the exd gene encoding homeobox protein extradenticle isoform X3, giving the protein MEDPNRMMAHTGGMMAPQGYGMPGQDDGQNTGNENDVRKQKDIGEILQQIMSISEQSLDEAQARKHTLNCHRMKPALFSVLCEIKEKTVLSIRNTQEEEPPDPQLMRLDNMLIAEGVAGPEKGGGGAAAASAAAASQDGADNAIEHSDYRAKLAQIRQIYHQELEKYEQACNEFTTHVMNLLREQSRTRPITPKEIERMVQIIHKKFSSIQMQLKQSTCEAVMILRSRFLDARRKRRNFSKQASEILNEYFYSHLSNPYPSEEAKEELARKCGITVSQVSNWFGNKRIRYKKNIGKAQEEANLYAAKKAAGASPYSMAGPPSGTTTPMMSPAPPQDSMGYSMGSGGYDQQQPYDNSMGGYDPTLHQDLSP; this is encoded by the exons ATGGAAGATCCTAATCGCATGATGGCCCATACGGGTGGCATGATGGCACCACAGGGCTATGGTATGCCTGGACAAGATGATGGTCAAAATACAGGCAACGAGAATGATGTTCGCAAACAAAAGGATATTGGTGAAATTTTACAACAAATAATGAGTATATCGGAGCAATCGTTGGATGAGGCCCAAGCTCGAAAACATACATTAAATTGTCATCGCATGAAACCGGCATTATTTTCTGTATTATGtgaaattaaggaaaaaaccg tcCTCTCAATTCGTAATACCCAAGAGGAGGAGCCACCAGATCCACAGTTAATGCGTTTAGACAACATGTTGATTGCCGAGGGTGTTGCTGGTCCCGAAAAAGGTGGTGGTGGTGCAGCAGCTGCTTCTGCTGCTGCAGCAAGTCAAG ATGGTGCCGACAATGCAATTGAGCATTCAGATTATCGTGCTAAATTGGCACAAATTCGTCAGATTTATCATCAAGAATTGGAAAAATACGAACAAGCGTGCAATGAATTCACCACCCACGTCATGAATCTATTGCGTGAACAAAGTCGTACAAG aCCAATTACGCCTAAAGAGATTGAGCGTATGGTACAAATTATACACAAGAAATTTAGTTCCATTCAAATGCAATTGAAACAGTCAACATGTGAGGCGGTCATGATCTTACGTTCGCGGTTCCTAGATGCCCGGCGCAAACGTAGAAACTTTAGCAAGCAGGCTTCGGAGATCTTAAATGAGTACTTTTACAGTCACCTAAGTAATCCCTATCCCTCTGAGGAAGCGAAGGAAGAATTGGCCCGCAAATGTGGCATAACG GTCTCTCAAGTTTCCAATTGGTTTGGAAATAAACGCATTCGTTATAAGAAGAACATTGGCAAAGCCCAAGAAGAGGCAAATTTGTATGCTGCCAAGAAGGCAGCAGGAGCCTCTCCCTATTCAATGGCAGGACCTCCTAGCGGCACCACCACACCTATGATGTCACCAGCTCCTCCGCAAGACTCCATGGGTTATTCCATGGGCTCCGGTGGCTACGATCAACAGCAACCATATGACAATAGCATGGGCGGCTACGATCCTACTCTACACCAGGATCTTAGCCCTTGA
- the exd gene encoding homeobox protein extradenticle isoform X2, protein MEDPNRMMAHTGGMMAPQGYGMPGQDDGQNTGNENDVRKQKDIGEILQQIMSISEQSLDEAQARKHTLNCHRMKPALFSVLCEIKEKTVLSIRNTQEEEPPDPQLMRLDNMLIAEGVAGPEKGGGGAAAASAAAASQGSSLSIDGADNAIEHSDYRAKLAQIRQIYHQELEKYEQACNEFTTHVMNLLREQSRTRPITPKEIERMVQIIHKKFSSIQMQLKQSTCEAVMILRSRFLDARRKRRNFSKQASEILNEYFYSHLSNPYPSEEAKEELARKCGITVSQVSNWFGNKRIRYKKNIGKAQEEANLYAAKKAAGASPYSMAGPPSGTTTPMMSPAPPQDSMGYSMGSGGYDQQQPYDNSMGGYDPTLHQDLSP, encoded by the exons ATGGAAGATCCTAATCGCATGATGGCCCATACGGGTGGCATGATGGCACCACAGGGCTATGGTATGCCTGGACAAGATGATGGTCAAAATACAGGCAACGAGAATGATGTTCGCAAACAAAAGGATATTGGTGAAATTTTACAACAAATAATGAGTATATCGGAGCAATCGTTGGATGAGGCCCAAGCTCGAAAACATACATTAAATTGTCATCGCATGAAACCGGCATTATTTTCTGTATTATGtgaaattaaggaaaaaaccg tcCTCTCAATTCGTAATACCCAAGAGGAGGAGCCACCAGATCCACAGTTAATGCGTTTAGACAACATGTTGATTGCCGAGGGTGTTGCTGGTCCCGAAAAAGGTGGTGGTGGTGCAGCAGCTGCTTCTGCTGCTGCAGCAAGTCAAG gtTCGTCCCTCTCTATAGATGGTGCCGACAATGCAATTGAGCATTCAGATTATCGTGCTAAATTGGCACAAATTCGTCAGATTTATCATCAAGAATTGGAAAAATACGAACAAGCGTGCAATGAATTCACCACCCACGTCATGAATCTATTGCGTGAACAAAGTCGTACAAG aCCAATTACGCCTAAAGAGATTGAGCGTATGGTACAAATTATACACAAGAAATTTAGTTCCATTCAAATGCAATTGAAACAGTCAACATGTGAGGCGGTCATGATCTTACGTTCGCGGTTCCTAGATGCCCGGCGCAAACGTAGAAACTTTAGCAAGCAGGCTTCGGAGATCTTAAATGAGTACTTTTACAGTCACCTAAGTAATCCCTATCCCTCTGAGGAAGCGAAGGAAGAATTGGCCCGCAAATGTGGCATAACG GTCTCTCAAGTTTCCAATTGGTTTGGAAATAAACGCATTCGTTATAAGAAGAACATTGGCAAAGCCCAAGAAGAGGCAAATTTGTATGCTGCCAAGAAGGCAGCAGGAGCCTCTCCCTATTCAATGGCAGGACCTCCTAGCGGCACCACCACACCTATGATGTCACCAGCTCCTCCGCAAGACTCCATGGGTTATTCCATGGGCTCCGGTGGCTACGATCAACAGCAACCATATGACAATAGCATGGGCGGCTACGATCCTACTCTACACCAGGATCTTAGCCCTTGA
- the exd gene encoding homeobox protein extradenticle isoform X1, translating to MEDPNRMMAHTGGMMAPQGYGMPGQDDGQNTGNENDVRKQKDIGEILQQIMSISEQSLDEAQARKHTLNCHRMKPALFSVLCEIKEKTVLSIRNTQEEEPPDPQLMRLDNMLIAEGVAGPEKGGGGAAAASAAAASQVGSSLSIDGADNAIEHSDYRAKLAQIRQIYHQELEKYEQACNEFTTHVMNLLREQSRTRPITPKEIERMVQIIHKKFSSIQMQLKQSTCEAVMILRSRFLDARRKRRNFSKQASEILNEYFYSHLSNPYPSEEAKEELARKCGITVSQVSNWFGNKRIRYKKNIGKAQEEANLYAAKKAAGASPYSMAGPPSGTTTPMMSPAPPQDSMGYSMGSGGYDQQQPYDNSMGGYDPTLHQDLSP from the exons ATGGAAGATCCTAATCGCATGATGGCCCATACGGGTGGCATGATGGCACCACAGGGCTATGGTATGCCTGGACAAGATGATGGTCAAAATACAGGCAACGAGAATGATGTTCGCAAACAAAAGGATATTGGTGAAATTTTACAACAAATAATGAGTATATCGGAGCAATCGTTGGATGAGGCCCAAGCTCGAAAACATACATTAAATTGTCATCGCATGAAACCGGCATTATTTTCTGTATTATGtgaaattaaggaaaaaaccg tcCTCTCAATTCGTAATACCCAAGAGGAGGAGCCACCAGATCCACAGTTAATGCGTTTAGACAACATGTTGATTGCCGAGGGTGTTGCTGGTCCCGAAAAAGGTGGTGGTGGTGCAGCAGCTGCTTCTGCTGCTGCAGCAAGTCAAG taggtTCGTCCCTCTCTATAGATGGTGCCGACAATGCAATTGAGCATTCAGATTATCGTGCTAAATTGGCACAAATTCGTCAGATTTATCATCAAGAATTGGAAAAATACGAACAAGCGTGCAATGAATTCACCACCCACGTCATGAATCTATTGCGTGAACAAAGTCGTACAAG aCCAATTACGCCTAAAGAGATTGAGCGTATGGTACAAATTATACACAAGAAATTTAGTTCCATTCAAATGCAATTGAAACAGTCAACATGTGAGGCGGTCATGATCTTACGTTCGCGGTTCCTAGATGCCCGGCGCAAACGTAGAAACTTTAGCAAGCAGGCTTCGGAGATCTTAAATGAGTACTTTTACAGTCACCTAAGTAATCCCTATCCCTCTGAGGAAGCGAAGGAAGAATTGGCCCGCAAATGTGGCATAACG GTCTCTCAAGTTTCCAATTGGTTTGGAAATAAACGCATTCGTTATAAGAAGAACATTGGCAAAGCCCAAGAAGAGGCAAATTTGTATGCTGCCAAGAAGGCAGCAGGAGCCTCTCCCTATTCAATGGCAGGACCTCCTAGCGGCACCACCACACCTATGATGTCACCAGCTCCTCCGCAAGACTCCATGGGTTATTCCATGGGCTCCGGTGGCTACGATCAACAGCAACCATATGACAATAGCATGGGCGGCTACGATCCTACTCTACACCAGGATCTTAGCCCTTGA